The Corythoichthys intestinalis isolate RoL2023-P3 chromosome 1, ASM3026506v1, whole genome shotgun sequence genome has a segment encoding these proteins:
- the LOC130918853 gene encoding gastrula zinc finger protein XlCGF57.1-like, producing the protein MRSPADVTVEDLHPEKHDPLHIKKEESDMPWIKQEAEPETPDIKEEKQEVEILKFPMGVSVKSEEDEGLSDDSGEAKPSSDSSCQHLTTKGEGQSQPDGLLAPLSDNDDITSHSSDFNTDEEEDDFVQNASKSLHKSPLKRDSKEGAVGKLFPCSLCDKTFPFKCLLKAHMRTHTGEKPFSCTICGKRFSQKGEIIVHTRKHTGEKPFACTRCGKRFIRKGDFNNHTSIHTGKKPFACTLCGKRFIRKGDLNKHTRKHTGDQPFACTLCGKRFFRKGDLNIHTRTHTGEKPFACTSCGKRFTQKGQLVLHTRTHTGDKHFACTLCGKRFFRKGDLNNHTRTHTGEKPFACTCCGKGFTQKGELVMHTRIHTGEKPFACTLCDKKYIRKGDLNRHKRNHTGDKPFACTLCDRRFIRKGDLNKHNLTHTGEKPYACTLCDQKYTTKINLNIHTRKHTEEKPFASTL; encoded by the coding sequence AGTCCCGCAGACGTCACTGTAGAAGATCTTCACCCTGagaagcatgatcccctccacaTTAAAAAGGAGGAGTCCGACATGCCGTGGatcaaacaggaggcggagccagagacccctgacattaaagaagaaaaacaggAGGTTGAAATCCTCAAGTTTCCAATGGGTGTCAGTGTAAAGAGCGAAGAAGACGAAGGTCTAAGCGATGACAGCGGAGAAGCGAAACCTTCGAGTGACAGCTCATGTCAGCACCTGACAACAAAAGGAGAGGGACAATCACAACCGGACGGCCTCTTAGCTCCACTTTCGGACAACGATGACATAACGTCGCATTCTTCTGACTTTAATACTGATGAGGAGGAGGATGACTTTgtccaaaatgcttcaaaatcttTACACAAGTCACCATTGAAAAGAGACTCAAAAGAAGGTGCAGTTGGGAAACTTTTTccctgctcactttgtgataaaacattTCCTTTTAAGTGCCTTTTAAAGGCACAcatgcgtacacacactggagagaagcctttttccTGCACCATTTGTGGTAAACGATTCTCTCAGAAGGGAGAAATAATAGtgcacacaagaaaacacactggtgagaagccttttgcctgcacacgtTGTGGGAAAAGATTCATCAGGAAGGGAGATTTTAACAACCACACAAGCATACACACTGgaaagaagccttttgcctgcacactttgtggtaaaagattcatcaGGAAGGGagatttaaacaaacacacaagaaaACACACCGGAGatcagccttttgcctgcacactttgtggtaaaaggttCTTTAGGAAGGGCGATTTAAACATCCACacgagaacacacactggagagaagccttttgcctgcacatcttgtggtaaaagattcactcagaagggACAATTAGTAttgcacacaagaacacacactggagataaacattttgcctgcacactttgtggtaaaagattctttAGGAAGGGAGATTTAAAcaatcacacaagaacacacactggagagaagccttttgcctgcacatgtTGTGGTAAAGGATTCACTCAGAAGGGAGAATTAGTCATgcacacaagaatccacactggagagaagccttttgcctgcacactttgtgataaaaaatacaTCAGGAAGGGAGATTTAAACAGACACAAAAGAAACCACACTGGAgataagccttttgcctgcacactttgtgatagAAGATTCATCAGGAAGGGAGATTTAAACAAACACAAtttaacacacactggagagaagccttatgcctgcacactttgtgatcaAAAATACACCACGAAGATAAATTTGAACATTCACACAAGAAAACACACtgaagaaaagccttttgccagCACACTTTaa